The Polaribacter sp. Q13 sequence TACTAGTACAGGACACATTGATCCAGATTGTAAACGTCAGGTTCATATTTATGGTCCGCGCAATGTTTATATTGCGGGTAACACTTTTAATGCTTCCACAAAAATTTCTAGGTTTATCATTTTTACGGAAGGAGAAAATATACAAATCGGTACAAAAAAGGATGGAACTCTTGCCTTAAACCAATTTATGGGTGGAGATGACAATACTTTGAAAATTACATTCACAGGGAAAGATGAAGGTTGTGGAGATGTGTTAATTCGTGCCAACCAAGGGATACTTGAATCGAATATAGATATTGGCGATGTGTCATACGATTTACCGGCCGTTAGACTTACAAAACCCATAGTTGTTGAAGGCACATTGGGGCTACCAAATTCGCTCATTGTAAATAAACCCTTATTTTACCCAAATCCTGCATCTAAATTTATAAAACTAAACAAGATTTATCACCTTAAAAGTGCAAATATTGTAACCTTTTCTGGGCAGGTAGTTAAACAGTTTTCACAACAAGAAATTAATCAACAAGAACTTGATTTAAGTAATATAATTCCAGGCGTTTACATTCTGAAAATGCAAACGTTTAAGGGAGAAATAGTCGCCGATAAATTAATTATTAAATAAATTTTAAACAGATGAAATATAATATAATAAAAATAATAGCACTAGTGCTTATTGGACTTTTCAGTTCAGTTATGCTTGAGGCTCAAGAAAGAGTAGCCAATCCTAAAAATACTGACGACATTTTAAAATGGGTGAAAGACGGAAAAACAACAAAAATTATCTTTCCCGCTGGAACGTATAAATTTTCAGATCCTATCACTTTAAAAAACGATAACTTAATCCTAGAAGGGAGCGGTATTGGTAAAACTGTACTTAAATTAACTGCTAAGAGAGGAGTGTTTATTGATGCGGTAGGTGATGCTGCCTTTATATCAAACTTAACCATTGATGGCGGAGATAATCAAAAAAGTTTTGGGAGTTGTATCTTCAAATTTAACAAAAGCAAAGCACATCATTTTGAAGAGGTAGAATTTACTAATTCTATTTGGAATGCAATAACTGCCCAACGCGCATATGCAACTGATGGCTTGGTTTTAAAGAATTGTGTTTTTTCTAATATCGATTATTATCCAGTTCAAATTTTTAATAGGAATACTAATTTAAGAGGCGGAGAACTAATTGTAAGCGTGGAAAAAGTAATGATAGACGGCTGTGTTTTTAAAGAAGGCTACGAAAGTGCTATAAATAGCGATAACGGAAATGACAGAGAAGATAGTGGAGATGGAACAGGCAGAAGATATACCGAGAGCACGAGTTTAAACGGAACCATTATTCAGAATTGCATTTTTGAAAAAAGTAGGAAGTTTAACATAGGCA is a genomic window containing:
- a CDS encoding right-handed parallel beta-helix repeat-containing protein, which produces MKYNIIKIIALVLIGLFSSVMLEAQERVANPKNTDDILKWVKDGKTTKIIFPAGTYKFSDPITLKNDNLILEGSGIGKTVLKLTAKRGVFIDAVGDAAFISNLTIDGGDNQKSFGSCIFKFNKSKAHHFEEVEFTNSIWNAITAQRAYATDGLVLKNCVFSNIDYYPVQIFNRNTNLRGGELIVSVEKVMIDGCVFKEGYESAINSDNGNDREDSGDGTGRRYTESTSLNGTIIQNCIFEKSRKFNIGMVQTADVIIRNNQFMGIVDNAGGGCQAIHLEQCTHNMEIYDNTFQMPNTVSKNYLYIRISGTEGHKRATQQRPSDTYKSWTYYVHGSNERRASIACATEGNINKDCKRDVHAYGPRNIYIAGNTFNASEKVSQYLSIGEGENIRIGIKKDGTVALNQFLGGTTTSKKISFGGHDEGCGDVLIKAGQNITKKNIDIKKVHFDLPPIRIKKPIIIEE